The genomic DNA GAAGGATATCGCAGACGTAGTGGACACGGTCCTAAAGGGAGGAGCAATCATCACTCCTACAATCGCTTTTCGCGTATTGAACAGTTTTAAACAAAAGGATTATTCGGGGGAATTTAAACTGACTCCTAAGGAAAAACAGATCCTGGATGAAATGGTAAAAGGAAAAACCATCGGAAGAGTGGCAGAATTCCTAAAAGTCAGTAAATATACAGTCCAGCATCATGTGAAGAATATATACAAAAAACTGAATGTGCATAATAGGGCTGAATTGGTAAGAAAGGCGAGTGATATAGGATTATTACCTTAATTTTTTTACGATCCGAAATTGGGGGGTTGGACCTTGGGTCGTTTTTCGTCCTTCCCCCATTCGTTCCAAGAACCATCATAGACTGGAATATTTTCTATTCCTAAAATTCCTAAAGCTGTGACTACAACAGTTGCAGAAACTCCTCCATTACAGTAGCAGATGATCTTTTCAGGAAGAGAATCTATGTCCACCCCAGCGTTTTTAAACGAAACTTTTAGTTCGTCTTTAGAAAGAAATTTGCCTGTTTCCGGATCCGTTAAACTTGTATGAGGAACGTTGATCGCACCAGGTATAAAACCTTTTGCATAAACTTCTGGACGTCTGCCGTCTAGCAAAAGAGTATTAGATGACCTGAATTGTACTTCATCCGCATTTCGTTTTAATTCAGGATGAGGAATCGCTATAAAATTCTTTTTTTCATATTTAGGAAAAATAGAATCGATAGGTTTCCCTTCTTTAACCCAGCCTGTAAAACCACCGTCTAAAACCAGTCCTTTGTTATTTCCGTAATACCTGAGGGCCCAGGCTAAACGACCCGAAAACATCCGATTATGATCGTCGTATGCAACTACTGTAGTATCATTAGAAATTCCTAATATGGCCATCAATTCGGAAAATTTTTCAGGAGGGGCGATATTGACCGGAACAGGATCGTTCAAATCCACTATATCCTTGGTCCAATCTATAAAAACCGATCCTGGGATATGGCTTTTTGCATAAAGTTCGGGTTCGGAATGGTATCTGGGTTCGGTATGTTCTACTCTTCCACGTATATCCACGATCCTGATATTCGGGTCACCTAAGCGCCTATAAAGCCAGTCGGAACTAACGATCATAAAGAATCCAATTTAGGTTTTAATATCCTTTTCCCCCAAAGCCCCACAGTGGTGGGAGTAGTTGTCTCAGAACTACGTATCCCTTCTACTTCTCTGGGGAGATGCATGGAACGGTAGATATCAGTATAACCTTCTGCGGCAGCCTTTGTCACACCTTTTGCAACCAGGTCTTTGTAAAAATTTTCCAAACTTATATAATTATATTTTAATGTGGTTCCGATCGCATCACCGAGGCTTTTCGCTGCAGCTTCGAAGGTTAAGTCCTCTCCACCGTGCAAAACATGGATCTTCTTTCCTTTCCAATTCCTATTTAAAAGATAATCCGCGGCCACATCCGCGATATCCGAAGTGGCAATGAATGCAACTTCTCTATCCGGAGGAATAGGGAAGGTGATCGTTCCTCTGGATTTGAGTTCCGAAATTTGAGGAAGTAGATTTTCCAAAAAGAAACCTGGACGAAGATGTACAACATTTGCATCCGTCCTATTCAGGTATTCTTCCACATGGACGATCCCGTCCGCCACGCCTGCTTCTACTACTTCCGGAATGATTGTAGAGATATTTACCACATATTCTATCCGATTCTTTTGGACTGCGTTAGACACGCTCTTTCCGTAAAGACGATACCAACCGTGAACATCTTCCGCCTTTTTGTTACCTGGGTTCAACCAGTAAAGGGCCTCTGTTCCTTTGGTAGCTTCTAAGATAAAATTTTCGTCTTCCAAGGCGCCTTGTCGGATTGTCACTCTTTCTCGGACAGTTACATCTAATTTCTGCGGGCTTCTTGTCAGGACTGTAATATCTTTTCCTTCTTCCAAAAGTTTTGGTAGAAGGAATTTGCCAATATTTCCAGTAGGAACTGCTACAGTGATACTCATGCAGAAATTGTGCTTAGTTCGTCTAAAAATGCCACGGCAAAACTTCCGGTACCGGAAGATCTTTCTGCGGCTCTGGAACCTGCAATTGCAAATACGGCGGATGCGGAAACTGCGGCACGTAATGAGTCTTTTTGAACACCTAAGAAGGAAGCGATCAAAGCTCCTAACGAACATCCAACTCCTGTGACCTTGGTCATCAGAATATGACCTCCAGGAACTGCGATTGTCTCCTTTCCGTCTGTGATATAATCCACTTCTCCGCTGATAGCAACAATAGCTCCCGTACTAATCGCTAATTCTTTAGCAAGAGGAACTGCATCGGAAGAAGCAGCAGTAGAATCCACACCTTTGCCTCCTCCTACGGCGCCTGCAAGTGCTAAGATCTCAGAAGCGTTTCCTCGGATCACGGTAGGTTTATATTGTAAAAGATCTTTTGCAATTTCAGTCCTGTATCTAAGAGCACCAACTGCTACAGGATCTAATACCCAAGGAGTTCCTGCTTTTTGAGCAGCAATCGCGGCTGCCTTAATTGCCTTTGCATCAAAACTATTGATTGTACCTACGTTGATCAGCACTCCACCGGCAATCGCAGCGAAATCGGAAACTTCTTCTTCCGCAATCACCATTGCAGGGGAGGCACCTGCGGCCAGAAGGACGTTTGCAGTCCAGTTCGTGACCACGATATTTGTGAGCACATGAGTGAGTGGTGCGTTTTTACGGACTTCCGCCAGGTCGAAGACCACGTCGGGAGAGGGCCAGGTTTTTTGGGTCAAAGAAGCGGTTGTCATATTTTATTCTCCTAATATAATAAAAACTTAAAATTAATACGAACTATTCTTTCAGTAGGCTTAATGCGAGAAGTTGGGGAAGATCTCCTTGTCCACCTTCTACCACTTTTACTAATTTAAAACCTGCGGCTAAGAAAGTATTGATCACATCCGAAACAGGTCTATGCCAAGCGCCCACCTTACTTCTCACTGTTCCTTTCAAAAGATTCGGTTCAATGAACTGGGACTTATTATATCCCGGTTTTTGCAAAATTTCACCTTGAGAAAGAGGTTCTGCATAAGCTCCGTAAAAGCAAGGATGAACTCCAATATCGATGTATCTTCCTCCGGGGGCCAAAACTCTGAAAATTTCCTTCGCGGATCTCTCCAGATTTTCCCAATCGGTAGTAGTAAAAGTGCTGTATGCGAGATGAACGGAGTGATCCGAGATAGGAAGCTCTGCGGAGTCGCCTAAAACCACAGGAAGTCTTTTTGCTGCGATCCTCAATTGGTCTTGAGAAAGGTCCACCCCGATCGGAGAGTATCCCAACTCTTTGGTAATATCCGCGGCAAGCCCGGTGCCGCATCCTATATCCAAAACGATCCCTTCTCCTTTACCTAACAAGGATCTCAAAATTGAATACGCAGAATTTGCCAGGTCCCCTCGATTGTTTTGGTCTTGCATAATGGAATCATACCATTCTGCCAAACCTTCATAGCGCGCTTCTGATCGGATATCGTCACTTTGGACGGCGTCATGTTTGGTCAGATGGAAGAAACCATTCAGGAAAGGGTAGTCCAAGCCCAGGCGAGGATTATGCACTACTCGCTTTTCCTGGTTCCAGACCAAATTTCCCTTATCGGAAGGATCGGCTAATATATCTAGTAATATATCTAACATATTGAACTATATTATAATATAACAGAAAGTGCTCGAAGAGAGGAATGAGTCAAACTTTTTTTATACAACCAACGAATAAAGAAGAAGGAGGAAAAGTAAGCAGATATAGTCGAAAGGAATTCGGACTAATGTATCTATATTAAGCACGCATAACGTTTTATTTTAGGATCGCGTTATGATATTCTATCTTAGGATAAAAAGTTGATCTATTACTCAAGAGACTCATAGGCATAGGTCGGTTACTTAACACTTAACTTAATATTTTTTGCGAAATTTTTTTAAATCGTAAGACATAGTGTAGGGATTTTTTATAAGATCCGTCTATATTTGTAATCACTACTATCTAGTTTCATTAGGGAGGAATAATGAAAGGAAGGATTGCCGGCATCAATGAGAAGTCGAATAAAATGATCATACTTACCGAGCACGGTTATACATTCGGGATCGGTAATGTAGAATACATGCAATTAGATCATGTAATCACCGGAGAATTGAGAAGTAGTGGGACTGAGATCCTTACCAATATCACTTCCGGAGACGATTTCGTACTAGATATAGAAGCATACGATTGTTCTAAAGAGATCGCGCTTACTTTATTGAATGCGGAATAATTTTATTAGTTCACTTTTTGTTTTTCTAATACTTACAAATAAAATATAAGATCCGAAGTCGGGCTCACCCGACTTCGGAGAGAAAGTTTATCTTCCGTATTTCGCGGTCAATTTTCCTTCTGCAAGTTTTAAGGAATTGATGTAAAACCCGACTAACGCGCCGGAAGCTTCGCCATCTAAGTCTATCTTATCCTTTAATGCAAATACCTTAAAGATATAACGATGAGGTTTGTCTCCTTTCGGAGGGCAAGGTCCACCATATCCCGGTTTACCAAAATCGGTTCTACCTTGGACTGCGCCTGCAGGAAGAGGTCCTTTATCATTTCCCGCTTTTGCA from Leptospira selangorensis includes the following:
- a CDS encoding sulfurtransferase, whose product is MIVSSDWLYRRLGDPNIRIVDIRGRVEHTEPRYHSEPELYAKSHIPGSVFIDWTKDIVDLNDPVPVNIAPPEKFSELMAILGISNDTTVVAYDDHNRMFSGRLAWALRYYGNNKGLVLDGGFTGWVKEGKPIDSIFPKYEKKNFIAIPHPELKRNADEVQFRSSNTLLLDGRRPEVYAKGFIPGAINVPHTSLTDPETGKFLSKDELKVSFKNAGVDIDSLPEKIICYCNGGVSATVVVTALGILGIENIPVYDGSWNEWGKDEKRPKVQPPNFGS
- a CDS encoding NAD(P)H-binding protein, producing MSITVAVPTGNIGKFLLPKLLEEGKDITVLTRSPQKLDVTVRERVTIRQGALEDENFILEATKGTEALYWLNPGNKKAEDVHGWYRLYGKSVSNAVQKNRIEYVVNISTIIPEVVEAGVADGIVHVEEYLNRTDANVVHLRPGFFLENLLPQISELKSRGTITFPIPPDREVAFIATSDIADVAADYLLNRNWKGKKIHVLHGGEDLTFEAAAKSLGDAIGTTLKYNYISLENFYKDLVAKGVTKAAAEGYTDIYRSMHLPREVEGIRSSETTTPTTVGLWGKRILKPKLDSL
- the thiM gene encoding hydroxyethylthiazole kinase — its product is MTTASLTQKTWPSPDVVFDLAEVRKNAPLTHVLTNIVVTNWTANVLLAAGASPAMVIAEEEVSDFAAIAGGVLINVGTINSFDAKAIKAAAIAAQKAGTPWVLDPVAVGALRYRTEIAKDLLQYKPTVIRGNASEILALAGAVGGGKGVDSTAASSDAVPLAKELAISTGAIVAISGEVDYITDGKETIAVPGGHILMTKVTGVGCSLGALIASFLGVQKDSLRAAVSASAVFAIAGSRAAERSSGTGSFAVAFLDELSTISA
- a CDS encoding class I SAM-dependent methyltransferase, giving the protein MLDILLDILADPSDKGNLVWNQEKRVVHNPRLGLDYPFLNGFFHLTKHDAVQSDDIRSEARYEGLAEWYDSIMQDQNNRGDLANSAYSILRSLLGKGEGIVLDIGCGTGLAADITKELGYSPIGVDLSQDQLRIAAKRLPVVLGDSAELPISDHSVHLAYSTFTTTDWENLERSAKEIFRVLAPGGRYIDIGVHPCFYGAYAEPLSQGEILQKPGYNKSQFIEPNLLKGTVRSKVGAWHRPVSDVINTFLAAGFKLVKVVEGGQGDLPQLLALSLLKE